The Microbulbifer sp. YPW1 genome contains the following window.
CGACAGCGATATCGTTTTTCAGAGTTACGGCCGCTGCTGTAACAGAGAAGGCTTTTTCATCGACTTCTACGACCGTTTTATGGGCAGCTCCGAAGAAATTCGAGCCCTGTTCAAGGACACAAACATGCCGGCGCAACGCCACCTGTTACGCAACGGCATCATGCAGCTGGTGCTGCACGCACGGGGCATGCCGGATACCAAGCTGAAAGCATTGGGCAAAAGTCACTCGCGCGACGGCTACGGCATTCGCCCGGACTGGTACGGCCTGTGGCTGGATGCGCTGCTGGCCACCCTGCGTCAGTACGACCCCGAGTTTAATGAGGACACCGCTCTGGCCTGGCGCCGCGCTATCGAGCCGGGCATTGAACTCATTCGCGGCGCATACTGAGCGCAACACTCCCGATCTCCATATATGAAAAAGGCTTGCCGCGTAACGGCAAGCCTTTTTCACCAATCTTTGATTAATTACTGTTGCAGATCAGTCACACACTTGTTGTATTCCTGAATGTACACATTACTACCGCGGTTAGGCACTTCATTTGACTTGTCCGCAGCAGCGTTACGACAACCCTCGATCTGGTCAGAAGTCAGGTTTGTCGCCGGAACGGTCTGGCTGCGCTGATACATATGTGCAGCTTGGTCACGGTGAGCCTGAACCTGGGGTTCCGGAACCTGATAAAACATACCGGTGCTCTCATTGAACTGGTAGAAATTATCTCCACTTTTC
Protein-coding sequences here:
- a CDS encoding globin, with product MGNADSDIVFQSYGRCCNREGFFIDFYDRFMGSSEEIRALFKDTNMPAQRHLLRNGIMQLVLHARGMPDTKLKALGKSHSRDGYGIRPDWYGLWLDALLATLRQYDPEFNEDTALAWRRAIEPGIELIRGAY